In Terriglobales bacterium, the following proteins share a genomic window:
- a CDS encoding glycosyl hydrolase family 28-related protein codes for MGKASIFLILLLLAIAESGLAGTINVTTYGATGNGSTDDTAAINRAVAAIPSTGATLYFPCGTYIVSSTIGPIYTSNTTVTGPAVNPTCVTLKATGTRNFEVLTVTGQGLTGSTLLAANAALGSNKFTVVAGGLAALGIQAGSYVLVSDLPTGPGTPPISHQQLVRVISTAGDVATFDGTFAQAFTLAAGSYVQNISTPIIGARVLYLAIDGGTNVGTSTSGLTLAMAANCEVAHVSVANVLGPGINIDMGYGNNLHELTVTSSGSKLGDAMQLSRQTVATVQNVLINNSVGHGFGFSIRKVHMSTLSYITANQHGSIGRAFKTQRSSYNLLTNIIATGAGGGHNGISVTDQSTHNTFVNCQGLSNTGNGISTFGTGNSNNSFISCQAKYNTAQQFYQVPGTDDNTTVIGGVFCCGRVAALDIFVIKDNNFHLENASIYDDQHLAIAGLVVYGARPAIFGNTFSGLPATTDIYIRSGDGIYGSNKTPDGIDKGSDPTNIFLP; via the coding sequence GTGGGCAAAGCGAGCATTTTCCTAATCCTACTTCTTCTTGCAATCGCTGAATCGGGCCTGGCGGGCACCATTAACGTCACAACTTACGGGGCGACGGGAAATGGGTCCACCGATGATACGGCAGCCATTAATCGCGCCGTGGCCGCCATACCTTCGACCGGCGCTACCCTTTACTTTCCTTGCGGGACATACATCGTGAGCTCCACGATTGGACCGATTTATACCAGCAATACCACCGTAACCGGGCCGGCGGTGAATCCCACCTGTGTAACGCTGAAAGCTACCGGCACTCGGAACTTTGAAGTACTAACGGTCACCGGCCAGGGCTTAACCGGCTCGACGTTATTGGCTGCGAATGCCGCATTGGGTTCCAACAAGTTTACGGTCGTGGCCGGTGGATTAGCTGCCCTCGGCATCCAAGCGGGCAGTTACGTTTTAGTTTCCGACCTGCCAACCGGACCGGGTACGCCACCGATCAGCCATCAGCAATTGGTGCGGGTGATCAGCACTGCTGGGGACGTTGCCACTTTCGATGGCACATTCGCGCAGGCCTTTACTTTAGCGGCGGGCAGCTATGTACAGAATATCTCGACACCCATCATTGGAGCACGGGTCCTATATCTGGCGATAGATGGGGGAACCAACGTCGGAACGTCAACTTCAGGGTTGACGCTCGCGATGGCGGCAAACTGCGAAGTCGCGCATGTCTCGGTAGCCAACGTGTTAGGCCCGGGCATCAATATAGATATGGGCTACGGCAACAACTTGCATGAATTGACGGTCACCTCAAGTGGCTCCAAGCTCGGCGATGCGATGCAGCTCTCTCGGCAAACGGTCGCGACGGTCCAAAACGTATTGATCAATAATTCTGTTGGACACGGCTTCGGTTTCAGCATCCGCAAGGTCCACATGAGCACTCTGTCCTACATCACGGCGAACCAACACGGATCAATTGGCCGCGCATTTAAGACCCAGCGCTCCAGTTACAATCTGCTCACGAACATAATCGCTACCGGCGCCGGTGGAGGGCACAACGGTATCAGCGTGACCGACCAATCGACTCACAACACATTCGTGAACTGCCAAGGACTTAGTAATACAGGAAACGGAATCTCGACGTTTGGTACCGGGAACTCCAACAACAGCTTTATCAGTTGTCAAGCCAAGTACAACACCGCGCAGCAGTTCTATCAAGTTCCGGGAACGGACGACAACACCACCGTCATAGGTGGGGTCTTTTGCTGCGGTCGTGTGGCCGCTCTCGACATTTTTGTAATCAAAGACAACAATTTCCACCTTGAAAATGCATCCATCTACGACGACCAACATCTGGCGATTGCGGGCTTGGTTGTATACGGCGCTCGACCGGCCATCTTCGGCAACACGTTTTCTGGACTACCTGCTACTACGGATATTTACATTCGGAGCGGCGATGGCATCTACGGTTCCAACAAGACACCCGACGGGATAGACAAGGGGAGCGACCCTACGAACATCTTCTTGCCTTGA
- a CDS encoding polysaccharide biosynthesis/export family protein, translating to MGMVNKSAIYLLGLALLSSLPFARAQVKSESQVPSAAPAQATRTDAKIPETPSATSELPIGSGDLVVVNIYGVQDFKQETRVSNSGEISLPLIGALHVAGLSPAQASSLIAQKLVDGNFYKNPQVSVLVSEYSTEGVYVLGEVQKPGFYSILKARNLLQAISLAGGTTPKAARRVTISNPNRPQKQIVATLAGQADTKQESPDVLPGDTIVVEKAGVVYVVGDVRLPSGIVLENDNLTVLQAIALAQGTNPTAALNKAKLIRRTAQGPEQRDLPLKRMLALQKPDVRVQAEDIIFVPTSATKAFSKRGMEAILQAATGVAMYSRY from the coding sequence ATGGGTATGGTTAATAAATCGGCAATTTACCTCTTAGGACTCGCGCTATTGTCTTCTTTGCCTTTTGCCCGGGCCCAGGTGAAGTCTGAATCACAAGTCCCCTCAGCTGCGCCTGCTCAAGCCACTAGGACTGACGCTAAGATCCCCGAAACTCCGTCCGCTACTTCGGAACTGCCCATCGGATCGGGAGATCTGGTTGTGGTAAATATCTATGGGGTCCAGGATTTTAAGCAGGAAACCCGGGTCAGCAATTCAGGCGAAATCTCGCTTCCCCTGATCGGCGCGTTACATGTAGCCGGTCTCTCACCTGCTCAGGCCTCCAGTTTGATCGCCCAGAAGCTGGTGGATGGGAATTTCTACAAGAATCCCCAAGTCTCAGTTCTAGTCAGTGAATACTCCACCGAGGGGGTTTACGTTCTGGGGGAAGTGCAAAAACCGGGCTTTTACTCGATCTTGAAAGCTCGTAATCTCTTACAGGCAATTTCTCTTGCCGGGGGCACAACGCCGAAGGCGGCTCGAAGAGTCACTATTTCGAATCCCAACCGGCCACAGAAGCAAATCGTTGCCACCCTTGCCGGCCAAGCGGATACCAAGCAGGAGAGCCCGGACGTACTTCCTGGGGACACTATTGTCGTAGAAAAGGCCGGTGTAGTTTATGTGGTGGGCGATGTTCGCTTGCCCAGCGGCATCGTGCTAGAAAATGACAATCTTACCGTTCTGCAGGCAATCGCCTTGGCCCAAGGCACGAATCCAACCGCGGCCTTGAACAAGGCCAAGCTCATACGACGCACCGCCCAAGGCCCCGAGCAAAGGGACCTTCCACTTAAGAGAATGCTTGCGCTACAAAAACCCGATGTAAGGGTACAAGCTGAAGACATCATATTTGTTCCGACCAGCGCCACCAAGGCATTCTCCAAGCGCGGCATGGAAGCCATCCTGCAAGCCGCCACTGGGGTTGCCATGTACAGTCGTTATTAA
- a CDS encoding polysaccharide biosynthesis tyrosine autokinase, giving the protein MYQPFSKLIEGKNDELLRPSPSDVEISARMEREDFSGRQSEPTIVEYWQMLYRRRRTIMACTLGLIGLAALVSFTMTPRYKVESRISVGKENQSMLGFKDEGSAPIDEVEYNMQLDAQVKILTSDTIVLQTLRQLHLIGPGNAPAPRETGELVSSPIIPPSKEDMTLLSDYEDRLEVSRVPHTPIIEIKFTGPDPKLAEQFVNELVRTYIEQNFKTRYESTQLVSGWLSKQLEGLQSKIETSQAALASFQKQYGILGVDDKQNIITQKLDDLNRNLTSAESDRIQKEAMYQATLAGDPELIPGVADNPVIKQLKDQQALIASSYARATAQMGPAHPQVIELKSQLDQIDSALGAEFKKIAGRHHNDYLMALHREQMLLGALNQQKQAANQLNERSIQYQILKHEVESTQQLYDGLSQKLKEAGVSAGLRSGNIRIVDYARAPFSPSVPNIPLNLALGLILGFVGGGTLVFVQERLDSRLRSPRQVETIAELPLIGIVPQIPAATNGKDAGNGNGKRRLGESRDASAVITHAQPNVELMESYRALRTSLLMSPQGPPKVIMVTSALPFEGKTTTSINSAVVLAQKGGRVLLIDADLRAPRIHKVLGLSSEYGLSTLLNEANQISDRDAIVQFSRVPNLFVLPAGPLSAQPSQLLDSMVIRRKIAEWRQLFTHIVIDTPPVLSSSDCLVLSADADSVLLTMMADQTPKAALLRARDLLLSANAKLAGIVVNGVDLNSPDFTYYGYYAYGDARATNS; this is encoded by the coding sequence ATGTATCAACCATTTAGCAAGTTAATTGAAGGTAAGAACGACGAGTTGCTGCGGCCGTCGCCGTCGGATGTAGAAATTTCCGCCAGGATGGAACGAGAGGACTTTTCTGGCCGGCAATCGGAACCTACGATTGTCGAATATTGGCAGATGCTGTACCGGCGTCGCCGCACCATCATGGCCTGCACCCTGGGTCTGATCGGTTTGGCTGCCCTTGTTTCATTTACCATGACCCCTCGTTACAAGGTCGAAAGTCGCATTTCAGTCGGTAAAGAGAACCAAAGCATGCTCGGGTTCAAGGATGAAGGCTCCGCTCCGATTGATGAAGTCGAGTACAACATGCAGTTGGACGCCCAGGTGAAAATCCTCACCAGCGACACAATCGTCCTTCAGACCCTGCGACAGCTACACCTAATCGGGCCCGGCAACGCTCCTGCCCCGCGGGAGACTGGCGAATTGGTGTCATCCCCCATCATTCCTCCTAGCAAGGAGGATATGACCTTGCTTTCAGATTATGAGGACCGGCTTGAGGTTTCGCGTGTTCCCCACACACCGATTATTGAGATCAAGTTCACTGGTCCGGATCCGAAGCTTGCGGAACAATTTGTGAACGAGTTGGTGCGTACCTATATCGAGCAAAACTTCAAGACCCGGTACGAGTCCACACAGCTGGTTTCCGGCTGGTTGTCGAAGCAACTGGAAGGCTTGCAGTCCAAGATTGAAACTTCCCAGGCCGCACTTGCCAGCTTTCAAAAGCAATACGGCATCCTGGGAGTGGACGATAAGCAAAACATCATTACTCAAAAGCTTGACGATCTGAACCGCAACCTGACCAGCGCTGAGTCAGACCGGATACAAAAAGAAGCAATGTACCAGGCGACACTTGCTGGTGATCCTGAGCTAATACCCGGAGTTGCGGACAATCCGGTGATCAAACAACTCAAAGACCAGCAGGCCCTGATCGCCAGCAGTTATGCACGTGCCACCGCTCAGATGGGTCCAGCTCATCCGCAGGTAATCGAGCTCAAGAGTCAGCTTGATCAGATTGACTCGGCCTTGGGAGCTGAGTTTAAGAAGATCGCGGGGCGTCATCACAACGATTACTTGATGGCACTCCATCGCGAGCAGATGCTGCTTGGGGCATTGAACCAACAGAAGCAGGCTGCTAACCAGCTTAATGAGCGTTCCATCCAATATCAGATTTTGAAGCACGAGGTTGAATCCACTCAACAGCTGTACGACGGACTCTCGCAGAAGTTGAAAGAGGCAGGAGTTTCGGCAGGGCTCAGGTCTGGCAACATTCGCATAGTTGATTATGCGCGGGCGCCGTTCTCTCCCTCGGTACCCAACATTCCCCTCAACTTGGCGCTTGGCCTTATATTGGGATTTGTGGGCGGCGGCACGCTGGTTTTTGTCCAGGAGCGGCTGGATAGCCGCCTTCGCTCCCCACGCCAAGTGGAGACCATCGCCGAGTTGCCATTGATCGGAATTGTCCCGCAGATTCCGGCAGCCACCAACGGCAAGGATGCCGGGAATGGTAACGGGAAACGCAGGCTGGGCGAGAGCCGGGACGCCTCGGCTGTGATCACTCACGCTCAGCCCAACGTCGAACTGATGGAGAGTTATCGCGCCCTGCGGACATCCTTATTAATGTCCCCCCAGGGGCCGCCGAAGGTCATCATGGTCACGTCCGCCCTCCCCTTCGAAGGAAAGACAACCACAAGCATCAATTCAGCTGTCGTGCTCGCCCAAAAAGGCGGCCGCGTATTGCTGATAGACGCAGATTTGCGCGCCCCCCGTATTCACAAAGTGCTCGGATTGTCCTCGGAATATGGTCTGAGCACTCTGCTCAATGAAGCTAATCAGATTAGTGATCGCGACGCAATTGTGCAGTTTTCTCGCGTTCCCAATCTGTTTGTGTTGCCCGCAGGGCCCCTGTCTGCTCAGCCTTCACAATTGCTCGACTCGATGGTCATCCGCCGCAAGATTGCGGAATGGCGCCAGCTCTTCACCCATATAGTCATTGATACTCCTCCTGTGCTTTCTTCGAGTGATTGCCTGGTGTTATCTGCCGACGCCGATTCGGTCCTGCTCACCATGATGGCGGACCAAACGCCTAAGGCGGCGCTGCTCCGAGCGCGCGATCTTCTGCTCAGCGCCAACGCCAAACTGGCAGGTATCGTGGTGAACGGAGTGGATCTGAACTCACCGGACTTCACTTATTACGGTTACTACGCCTATGGCGATGCCAGGGCGACCAACAGCTAG